The following proteins are encoded in a genomic region of Leifsonia psychrotolerans:
- a CDS encoding acyl-CoA carboxylase epsilon subunit: protein MTIASNSDAAPTGENSLAQLGFVTRRVTPTEVSAVSALLHGLLQEESDSLRVSPARAQDAWRLSQRDVRAPLTPGAGRWRSFSG from the coding sequence ATGACAATCGCATCGAACTCAGACGCCGCACCTACCGGCGAGAACTCCCTCGCGCAGCTCGGCTTCGTCACTCGCCGGGTCACCCCGACCGAGGTGTCGGCCGTGTCTGCGCTGCTGCATGGACTGCTGCAGGAGGAATCCGACAGTCTGCGTGTCAGCCCGGCTCGTGCCCAGGATGCCTGGCGTCTCAGCCAGCGCGACGTGCGTGCGCCGCTGACGCCCGGAGCCGGTCGCTGGCGCAGCTTCTCGGGCTAA
- a CDS encoding GtrA family protein, which translates to MSTSPWTRSRVFALGAQVGKFGAVGLVGFAVDVTVFNLLRATVFDPHLVHAGPIYAKIVSTILAIVVNWLGNRYWTFSSNRQSRTVREGIEFFAVSLVGMGIGLACLWFSHYVLGMTSVLADNISSNVIGLGLGAAFRFVLYRYWVFAPGRGRAEGTGPGSATAPVPDDARRGRLEIS; encoded by the coding sequence ATGTCGACTTCTCCTTGGACCCGCTCACGAGTTTTCGCCCTCGGCGCGCAGGTGGGCAAGTTCGGTGCCGTCGGCCTCGTCGGGTTCGCCGTGGATGTCACCGTTTTCAATCTTCTGCGCGCCACCGTGTTCGACCCGCACCTGGTCCATGCCGGACCGATCTACGCGAAGATCGTCTCGACGATTCTCGCCATCGTCGTCAATTGGCTCGGAAACCGTTACTGGACCTTCAGCTCCAACCGTCAATCACGAACTGTGCGCGAGGGCATCGAGTTCTTCGCCGTGAGCCTGGTGGGGATGGGAATCGGGCTCGCCTGCCTCTGGTTCTCGCACTACGTGCTCGGCATGACGAGCGTGCTGGCCGACAACATCTCATCGAATGTGATCGGGCTTGGACTCGGCGCCGCGTTCCGCTTCGTGCTCTACCGCTACTGGGTATTTGCACCGGGTCGCGGCCGTGCGGAGGGGACTGGTCCGGGTTCGGCGACCGCACCTGTGCCAGACGACGCACGCCGGGGGCGGCTCGAAATCTCGTGA
- a CDS encoding 5-(carboxyamino)imidazole ribonucleotide synthase, giving the protein MKARTEIGEDMTTIVGVIGGGQLARMMIPAAVNLGIEIRVLAENDGMSADLAAFGVGDYRDLEVVLAFAETVDVITFDHEHVPQEILRELVARGIAVHPGPDALLYAQDKLLMRQKLSDLGLPVPEWARIENVEQLAEFLADHGGRAVVKTARGGYDGKGVRVVSHAHDVDDWFMALAEDANGGALLVEELVDFTRELAQLVARRPSGEIVAWPVVETVQQNGVCAEVIAPAPHSSGKLAEVAEAIAVAVAEGIGVTGVMAVELFETTDERLLINELAMRPHNSGHWSMDGSTTSQFEQHLRAVLDLPLGGTAARDAWSVMVNILGGPTTGSLVERYPGAFQAYPSVKVHNYGKDPRPGRKVGHVTAGGDDLDDVVYQARATAAFFQD; this is encoded by the coding sequence ATGAAAGCTCGCACAGAAATTGGTGAAGACATGACGACGATTGTTGGTGTCATCGGCGGCGGCCAGCTGGCCCGGATGATGATTCCCGCGGCGGTGAATCTCGGTATCGAGATTCGGGTGCTCGCGGAGAACGACGGCATGTCAGCCGACCTGGCCGCCTTCGGCGTGGGGGACTACCGGGACCTCGAGGTCGTGCTCGCATTTGCCGAGACGGTCGACGTGATCACTTTCGATCACGAGCATGTGCCGCAAGAGATTTTGCGTGAACTCGTCGCACGCGGTATCGCCGTGCACCCGGGCCCCGACGCCCTGCTGTACGCCCAAGACAAACTGCTGATGCGTCAGAAGCTCAGCGACCTCGGACTGCCGGTGCCCGAATGGGCGCGCATCGAAAACGTCGAGCAACTGGCCGAGTTCCTGGCCGACCATGGCGGCCGCGCCGTCGTCAAAACCGCCCGCGGTGGTTATGACGGCAAGGGTGTGCGCGTTGTGAGTCACGCCCACGACGTCGACGACTGGTTTATGGCGCTCGCCGAAGATGCCAACGGCGGCGCACTTCTGGTCGAAGAACTCGTCGACTTCACCCGCGAACTTGCCCAGTTGGTGGCCCGTCGTCCGTCCGGCGAAATCGTGGCCTGGCCGGTCGTCGAGACGGTTCAGCAGAATGGGGTCTGCGCCGAAGTGATCGCACCGGCACCGCACTCCTCCGGAAAACTGGCCGAGGTCGCCGAGGCGATCGCCGTCGCCGTCGCGGAGGGCATTGGTGTGACCGGTGTGATGGCCGTGGAACTGTTTGAGACAACGGATGAGCGGCTGCTGATCAATGAGCTGGCCATGCGGCCGCACAACAGCGGGCACTGGTCGATGGACGGCTCGACGACGAGCCAGTTCGAGCAGCACCTGCGTGCGGTGCTCGATCTGCCGCTCGGCGGAACTGCGGCGCGTGATGCCTGGTCGGTTATGGTCAACATTCTCGGTGGGCCGACGACAGGCTCACTGGTCGAACGTTACCCCGGCGCTTTCCAGGCCTACCCGAGCGTCAAGGTGCACAACTACGGCAAAGACCCTCGGCCTGGCCGTAAGGTCGGTCACGTCACCGCGGGTGGCGATGATCTGGACGATGTCGTCTACCAGGCGCGCGCCACTGCGGCGTTTTTCCAGGACTGA
- a CDS encoding response regulator transcription factor: protein MVRVGIVDDHESVRLGLAAACEKAGFDVIATASTASELVAALKGLRCDVIVLDLSLGDGSRVTDNVRITQDTGASVLVHSIADRVALVREALAAGAAGVIPKSSPTTTVMAAVATVARGDVLNNLEWATAIDADRAFSKAQLGRRERDVLHLYASGLPLKMVAMQLGIAHSTAREYLDRIRVKYVEVGRPAPTKVDLLRRAVEDGILPGLDSGSGNGNF from the coding sequence CTGGTGCGCGTCGGAATCGTCGATGACCACGAATCGGTCAGGCTGGGGCTCGCCGCAGCCTGCGAGAAAGCGGGCTTTGACGTCATCGCGACGGCATCGACGGCCAGCGAACTTGTGGCGGCGTTGAAAGGCTTGCGCTGTGACGTGATCGTTCTCGACCTGTCGCTGGGCGACGGATCACGCGTGACCGACAACGTGAGGATCACCCAGGACACCGGTGCTTCCGTTTTGGTGCACAGCATCGCAGACCGGGTGGCTCTCGTGCGTGAGGCACTGGCGGCCGGGGCTGCCGGTGTCATCCCGAAGTCGTCACCGACCACCACGGTGATGGCTGCCGTCGCCACCGTGGCCCGTGGTGATGTTCTGAACAATCTCGAATGGGCTACCGCGATCGACGCGGATCGGGCTTTCTCGAAGGCCCAGCTCGGTCGGCGCGAACGCGACGTGCTGCACCTCTACGCTTCGGGACTGCCGCTGAAGATGGTGGCCATGCAGCTGGGCATCGCGCATTCGACGGCGCGGGAGTACCTCGACCGCATCCGCGTGAAATATGTCGAGGTGGGTCGCCCGGCCCCCACGAAGGTCGACCTGTTGCGGCGCGCGGTCGAAGACGGCATTCTGCCCGGGCTCGACTCAGGCAGCGGGAATGGCAACTTCTGA
- a CDS encoding PH domain-containing protein, which produces MTKSVAGHSNGEAEGRTEQVVARLRSHGRALFWPTLLLFAVCGATGYVYGTLPEPWQNAAVLIGAGLIVLLLWFLPLMVWLTRRYTITTRRVIVRTGFFMRVRQEILHSRGYGVSVRTNWIQAMIGTGDVRITAGQGNPIVLKDVPGATLVQQALHDLIEQTAPADSQHALGE; this is translated from the coding sequence ATGACTAAAAGCGTGGCGGGCCACAGCAACGGCGAAGCCGAGGGGCGAACTGAACAGGTCGTCGCGCGGCTCCGTTCGCACGGCCGAGCGCTATTCTGGCCGACACTGCTTTTGTTTGCGGTGTGCGGCGCGACCGGATACGTCTACGGCACGCTCCCCGAACCGTGGCAGAACGCGGCAGTGTTGATCGGGGCCGGATTGATCGTCTTGCTGCTGTGGTTCCTGCCGCTCATGGTCTGGCTGACACGCCGGTACACCATCACCACCCGCCGCGTGATCGTGCGCACAGGGTTCTTCATGCGGGTGCGGCAAGAGATTCTGCACAGTCGCGGCTATGGCGTGAGCGTGCGCACAAACTGGATCCAGGCGATGATCGGCACGGGTGACGTGCGCATCACAGCTGGGCAGGGAAATCCGATTGTACTGAAGGATGTGCCCGGTGCCACGCTGGTCCAGCAGGCCCTGCACGACCTGATTGAGCAGACGGCTCCGGCCGACTCACAGCACGCTCTCGGTGAGTGA
- a CDS encoding sensor histidine kinase: protein MATSEQLIGEQVGSEMQAGAADGGRRAVNSGQLGSRQPISRTQIEAVISRSVAGVGLIFTLQSIPLFLDQLDLRIAPLAPILAAVMGLAVVALVVAAVSKRAVRPIASTVAALYIVTLVCWPSLMIDPSAVLGGAPWIWFLCTVATSCAAIAFPVFWAGVYTVAVPVMYGIIRMLPSGGDKGVVLASIDTVYAILLGFVVLTIIAMLRQATAAVDLAQTNALIKYAVAVRQHATELERVEVDSIVHDSVLATLLSAASASTPHASELASAMASHAIVRLNDAGEVPFGEHGEIPLERLSHRIRAAAGSFATPFTVIERDHDCLSLPISASEALYSASVQAMVNSVEHAGSAEGALVRTLTIAANLRGGCTVVVSDNGVGFDPNAVSHDRLGLRVSILERVAGAGGTVHVQSAPGQGTTITLDWPSTESDSNAVLGLFSGDEIPALGLDDDGDGGTASTVSSAYSSTTSTASTADTEAAIAPTQTGERA, encoded by the coding sequence ATGGCAACTTCTGAGCAGTTGATCGGTGAGCAAGTGGGATCCGAGATGCAAGCCGGTGCGGCTGACGGCGGCAGACGCGCCGTAAATAGTGGGCAGCTCGGCTCCCGACAGCCCATCAGCCGAACCCAGATCGAAGCGGTGATTTCACGGTCGGTCGCCGGCGTCGGGCTGATCTTCACACTGCAGAGCATTCCGCTCTTTCTCGATCAACTTGATCTGCGCATTGCCCCCCTGGCCCCGATACTCGCGGCGGTGATGGGGCTGGCCGTCGTGGCTCTGGTGGTCGCCGCCGTCAGCAAGCGCGCGGTACGCCCAATCGCGAGCACCGTCGCCGCGCTATACATCGTCACGCTCGTCTGCTGGCCCTCGCTCATGATTGACCCCTCGGCCGTTCTCGGGGGCGCACCGTGGATCTGGTTTCTCTGCACGGTGGCGACGTCGTGCGCGGCTATCGCCTTCCCGGTGTTCTGGGCGGGCGTTTATACCGTGGCCGTGCCGGTGATGTACGGGATCATCCGGATGCTCCCGTCGGGTGGCGACAAGGGCGTAGTTCTGGCCTCGATCGATACGGTCTACGCGATTCTGCTCGGCTTTGTCGTGCTCACGATCATCGCCATGCTCCGGCAAGCCACGGCTGCCGTCGACCTGGCGCAGACGAACGCCCTGATCAAGTACGCCGTCGCTGTGCGCCAACACGCCACCGAGCTTGAGCGGGTCGAGGTTGATTCGATCGTTCACGACAGCGTGTTGGCCACTCTTCTGTCGGCCGCCTCGGCCAGCACGCCGCACGCGTCTGAACTGGCCAGCGCGATGGCCAGCCACGCCATTGTGCGCCTGAACGACGCGGGAGAGGTGCCGTTCGGGGAGCACGGCGAGATTCCGCTCGAAAGGCTCAGCCACCGCATCCGGGCAGCCGCTGGCTCGTTTGCCACGCCGTTCACGGTGATCGAACGCGACCATGACTGTCTGAGCCTGCCCATCTCTGCAAGCGAGGCCCTCTACTCGGCCAGTGTGCAGGCCATGGTGAACAGCGTTGAGCACGCGGGATCCGCCGAGGGGGCGCTCGTTCGCACACTCACAATCGCGGCCAATCTGCGCGGCGGATGCACCGTTGTCGTGTCGGACAACGGCGTCGGCTTCGACCCGAACGCCGTCTCACACGACCGACTGGGTTTGCGGGTCTCCATTCTGGAACGCGTGGCCGGAGCCGGCGGTACCGTGCACGTGCAGTCGGCCCCCGGGCAGGGGACCACCATCACCCTCGACTGGCCGAGCACCGAGTCCGACTCGAACGCGGTTTTGGGCCTCTTCAGCGGTGACGAGATTCCGGCGCTCGGGCTCGACGATGACGGTGACGGCGGCACCGCTTCTACCGTTTCGAGCGCTTACTCCTCCACCACAAGCACCGCGTCCACTGCCGACACCGAAGCCGCGATCGCGCCCACTCAGACGGGAGAACGCGCATGA
- a CDS encoding acyl-CoA carboxylase subunit beta, giving the protein MFTTAGKLADLKARYHEAVTASGEAAIAKQHAKGKMTARERINLLLDPGSFVELDEFVRHRTHAFGMEKKRPYGDAVVTGTGTIHGRQVAVYSQDFTIFGGSLGEVAGEKIIKVMDLALKTGVPIIGILDSGGARIQEGVVALGKYGEIFRRNTAASGVIPQISIICGPAAGGAVYSPALTDFVIMVDKTSQMFVTGPDVIKTVTGEDVGMEELGGALTHNTISGVSHYLASDEEDALDYARSLLSFLPDNNLAEPPVFDSEVELETTDADRKLNTIIPDSPNQPYDVKTVIEHIVDHGDFLETQPLFAPNIVVGFARVEGRSVGIVANQPNAMAGTLNIEAGEKAARFVRFCDAFSIPILTLVDVPGYLPGTEQEWTGVIRRGAKLLYAYAEATVPLITVILRKAYGGAYIVMGSKQLGADINLAWPTAEIAVMGGQGAVNILYRAEIKAAEDAGEDVAAVRTQLANEYTYNVASPFLAAERGELDGIIEPATTRVAVTKALRALRTKRASLPPKKHGNIPL; this is encoded by the coding sequence ATGTTCACGACAGCCGGCAAGCTGGCCGATCTGAAAGCCCGATACCACGAGGCCGTCACGGCCAGCGGCGAAGCGGCGATCGCCAAACAGCATGCCAAGGGCAAGATGACCGCCCGCGAGCGCATCAACCTGTTGCTTGACCCGGGATCGTTCGTCGAGCTCGACGAGTTCGTGCGCCACCGCACCCACGCCTTCGGCATGGAAAAGAAGCGGCCCTACGGCGACGCCGTCGTCACCGGCACCGGCACCATCCACGGTCGCCAGGTCGCCGTCTACTCGCAGGACTTCACCATCTTCGGCGGCTCACTCGGCGAGGTCGCCGGCGAGAAGATCATCAAGGTGATGGACCTCGCGCTGAAGACCGGCGTTCCGATCATTGGCATTCTTGACTCGGGCGGAGCGCGCATCCAGGAGGGTGTCGTCGCCCTCGGCAAGTACGGTGAGATCTTCCGTCGCAACACCGCTGCATCCGGCGTCATCCCCCAAATCTCGATCATTTGCGGCCCGGCCGCCGGGGGCGCCGTCTACTCGCCCGCCCTGACCGACTTCGTGATCATGGTCGACAAGACCAGCCAGATGTTCGTGACCGGCCCGGACGTCATCAAGACCGTCACCGGTGAAGATGTGGGCATGGAGGAGCTCGGCGGCGCGCTCACCCACAACACAATCTCCGGAGTCTCGCACTACCTCGCCAGCGATGAAGAGGACGCGCTCGACTACGCTCGCTCGCTGCTCAGCTTTCTGCCCGACAACAACCTGGCCGAACCGCCGGTGTTCGACAGCGAGGTTGAGCTGGAGACGACGGATGCCGATCGCAAGCTCAACACGATCATTCCCGATTCACCCAACCAGCCCTACGACGTCAAGACGGTCATCGAGCACATCGTGGACCACGGCGACTTTCTCGAGACTCAGCCGTTGTTCGCGCCGAACATCGTCGTGGGCTTCGCCCGGGTCGAGGGCCGTTCGGTGGGCATCGTCGCCAACCAGCCCAACGCCATGGCCGGCACCTTGAACATCGAGGCCGGCGAGAAGGCTGCTCGTTTCGTGCGGTTCTGCGATGCCTTCTCGATTCCGATCCTCACGCTCGTCGACGTTCCGGGCTACTTGCCGGGCACCGAGCAGGAATGGACCGGCGTCATCCGTCGTGGCGCAAAACTGCTCTACGCCTACGCCGAAGCGACGGTGCCGCTGATCACCGTGATTCTGCGCAAGGCCTATGGCGGCGCGTACATCGTCATGGGTTCGAAGCAGCTGGGCGCCGACATCAACCTGGCTTGGCCCACGGCCGAGATCGCAGTCATGGGTGGCCAGGGTGCCGTCAACATTCTCTATCGTGCCGAGATCAAGGCCGCGGAGGATGCCGGCGAGGATGTCGCCGCGGTGCGCACACAGCTGGCCAACGAGTACACCTACAACGTCGCGAGCCCGTTCCTGGCCGCAGAGCGTGGCGAGCTGGACGGCATCATCGAGCCGGCCACCACGCGTGTCGCGGTGACGAAGGCGCTGCGGGCCTTGCGCACCAAGCGCGCGAGCCTGCCGCCCAAGAAGCATGGGAACATCCCGCTGTAG
- the purE gene encoding 5-(carboxyamino)imidazole ribonucleotide mutase yields MGSDSDWNVMSDAVQILRDFGVPCEVDVVSAHRTPQKMIDYGTSARERGLKVIIAGAGGAAHLPGMLAAVTTLPVVGVPVPLGRLDGLDSLLSIVQMPAGVPVATVSIGGARNAGLIAIKVLATSDDSLRIKLDDYMVSLAAQVEQKSRDLQAKI; encoded by the coding sequence ATGGGGTCGGACTCCGACTGGAACGTCATGAGTGACGCCGTGCAGATTCTGCGCGACTTTGGAGTGCCGTGCGAGGTGGACGTCGTTTCGGCTCACCGCACGCCGCAGAAGATGATCGACTATGGCACCTCGGCACGTGAGCGCGGGCTCAAGGTGATCATCGCGGGGGCGGGCGGTGCCGCTCACCTTCCCGGCATGCTCGCCGCGGTTACCACTCTTCCCGTCGTGGGCGTTCCCGTCCCGCTCGGACGACTCGACGGTCTCGACTCGCTGCTGTCGATCGTGCAGATGCCGGCCGGCGTGCCTGTCGCGACAGTCTCCATCGGTGGGGCACGCAATGCCGGCCTGATCGCGATCAAGGTGCTCGCGACATCCGATGACAGCCTGCGGATCAAGCTCGACGACTACATGGTCTCTCTGGCCGCTCAGGTCGAGCAGAAGAGCCGGGATCTGCAAGCCAAAATATGA
- a CDS encoding biotin--[acetyl-CoA-carboxylase] ligase yields MQFEVSRETVSRFEYLAEAGSTNDVLVAAATGMDADTWPHLSVVVTDNQTSGRGRLGRTWLAPTGKSLAISVLLRTEALTGDTLGWIPLLAGAAMTRAVRSVVGESLEAQRVAQSALNDTLREVENPVHDVSLKWPNDVLIDGYKVSGILCELLPGATGVVIGAGLNVSLDEHDLPTLTSTSLLLVTQRPVDPDDVLARYLRELSGLVNAFLAADGDAQQSGLFAAVTEVCGTLGTVVRVELPGGDSLVGTATALDPQGRLVVIDQTTGESRPVAAGDVTHLRY; encoded by the coding sequence ATGCAGTTTGAGGTCAGTCGCGAGACGGTGTCACGGTTCGAGTATTTGGCCGAGGCCGGGTCGACCAACGACGTGTTGGTTGCGGCAGCGACCGGAATGGATGCCGATACCTGGCCGCATCTGTCGGTGGTCGTCACCGACAATCAGACCAGCGGACGCGGCCGCCTCGGACGCACCTGGCTGGCGCCCACCGGCAAATCGCTGGCGATCTCAGTGCTGCTGCGTACCGAGGCTCTGACGGGTGACACGCTCGGGTGGATTCCACTTCTCGCCGGAGCCGCCATGACGCGTGCCGTGCGCTCCGTCGTCGGCGAGAGCCTCGAGGCCCAGCGGGTGGCCCAGTCGGCCCTGAATGACACGTTGCGCGAGGTGGAGAATCCCGTCCATGACGTGTCGCTGAAATGGCCGAACGACGTTCTGATCGATGGCTACAAGGTGTCCGGCATCCTCTGTGAACTGCTGCCGGGCGCGACCGGTGTCGTGATCGGCGCCGGACTCAACGTCTCACTCGACGAGCACGACCTGCCCACGCTCACCTCGACGTCGCTGTTGCTCGTCACGCAGCGGCCGGTCGACCCCGACGACGTTCTGGCTCGGTACCTCCGCGAGCTGAGCGGGCTGGTCAACGCCTTTCTTGCTGCGGATGGCGACGCGCAGCAGAGCGGCCTGTTCGCGGCTGTCACGGAGGTCTGCGGAACGTTGGGCACCGTGGTGCGCGTCGAGTTGCCCGGCGGTGACAGCCTCGTCGGTACGGCCACCGCGCTTGACCCGCAGGGGCGGTTGGTGGTCATCGACCAGACCACCGGGGAATCGCGTCCGGTCGCCGCCGGCGATGTGACCCACCTACGCTATTAA
- a CDS encoding class I SAM-dependent RNA methyltransferase: MGTQNQTGQNDRRNEAGIVGAELELDVTNVAHGGIFVARHEGRVVFVTDTLPGERVRARLTEANKKSFWRAETVEVLDAAPERQPHVWSAAAIERAPENRAGGAEFGHIELAHQRELKRQVLADAMKRMAGIETDVAVEAVPVGENASPGDALDGTGWRTRIRLQVAEDGRVGPYAARSHRVISVDDLPLADRGVEAAAPLDEYFKGAASIDVVAPSTGRVQVLVAERDAKGKRVPTPKRPIIEMVGDREFQLDAAGFWQVHSSAAATLTSAVQDAIDASLFDPRADNLDLYGGVGLLAAAVGDRFGSTTRITSVESDMQATEFAGENLADWVGASAQTDRVDRFLARIAREATAADRARQQAATVVLDPPRAGAGKAVVDALGALSPRQIVYVACDPIALARDVALFAAHGYQLSTLRAFDLFPNTHHVEAVALLTR; encoded by the coding sequence ATGGGCACTCAGAATCAGACCGGTCAGAATGATCGACGCAACGAAGCCGGCATCGTCGGCGCCGAACTCGAACTCGACGTCACCAACGTAGCTCACGGCGGCATCTTCGTCGCCCGGCACGAAGGTCGCGTCGTCTTCGTCACCGACACGCTGCCGGGGGAGCGCGTGCGCGCCCGGCTGACCGAAGCCAACAAGAAGAGCTTCTGGCGCGCCGAGACCGTCGAGGTGCTCGACGCCGCTCCGGAGCGCCAGCCGCACGTCTGGTCCGCCGCCGCCATCGAGCGCGCGCCTGAGAACCGCGCCGGCGGTGCCGAGTTCGGCCACATCGAGCTCGCCCACCAGCGCGAACTCAAGCGCCAGGTTCTGGCCGACGCGATGAAGCGCATGGCCGGCATCGAAACGGATGTCGCCGTCGAGGCCGTTCCCGTCGGCGAGAACGCGTCCCCGGGTGACGCACTCGACGGCACGGGCTGGCGCACGCGCATCCGTCTGCAGGTGGCCGAAGACGGCCGGGTGGGTCCGTACGCGGCTCGTTCGCACCGTGTGATCTCGGTCGACGATCTCCCGTTGGCCGACCGTGGTGTCGAAGCCGCAGCCCCGCTCGATGAGTATTTCAAGGGTGCCGCGTCGATCGACGTCGTTGCTCCGAGCACCGGACGTGTGCAAGTGCTGGTTGCCGAACGCGACGCCAAGGGTAAGCGCGTTCCCACGCCCAAGCGCCCGATCATCGAAATGGTCGGCGACCGCGAATTCCAGCTCGACGCTGCCGGCTTCTGGCAAGTGCACTCCAGCGCTGCAGCGACGCTGACCTCGGCCGTTCAAGACGCCATCGATGCCTCGCTTTTCGACCCGCGGGCCGACAACCTCGATCTGTACGGTGGCGTGGGGCTTCTCGCCGCCGCGGTCGGTGACCGTTTCGGTTCCACGACACGCATCACCTCGGTCGAAAGCGACATGCAAGCCACCGAATTCGCCGGAGAAAACCTGGCCGACTGGGTCGGCGCGAGCGCCCAGACCGACCGGGTGGACCGTTTTCTGGCCCGTATCGCACGCGAAGCCACGGCCGCAGACCGGGCCCGCCAGCAGGCGGCAACCGTGGTGCTCGACCCGCCGCGCGCCGGCGCGGGCAAGGCCGTTGTCGACGCGCTCGGTGCACTGTCGCCGCGCCAGATTGTCTACGTGGCCTGCGACCCTATCGCATTGGCCCGCGACGTCGCGCTCTTCGCTGCACACGGGTATCAGCTGTCGACGCTGCGTGCCTTCGACCTCTTCCCGAACACCCATCACGTCGAAGCTGTGGCGCTTCTGACCCGATAA